One Peromyscus leucopus breed LL Stock chromosome 14, UCI_PerLeu_2.1, whole genome shotgun sequence genomic window carries:
- the LOC114697740 gene encoding histone H3.3A-like: MAHTKQTARKSTGGKAPRKQLATKAARKSAPSTGEVKKPHRYRPGTVALREIRRYQKSTELLIRKLPFQRLVREIAQDFTTDLRFQSAAIGALQEASEAYLVGLFEDTNLCAIHAKRVTIMPKDIQLARRIRGERA; encoded by the coding sequence ATGGCTCATACAAAGCAGACTGCCCGCAAATCCACCGGTGGTAAGGCACCCAGGAAACAACTGGCTACTAAAGCCGCTCGCAAGAGTGCGCCCTCTACTGGAGAGGTGAAGAAACCTCATCGTTACAGGCCTGGTACTGTGGCACTCCGTGAAATCAGACGTTATCAGAAGTCCACTGAACTTCTGATTCGCAAGCTCCCCTTCCAGCGTCTGGTGCGAGAAATTGCTCAGGACTTCACAACAGATCTGCGCTTCCAGAGTGCAGCTATTGGTGCTTTGCAGGAGGCAAGTGAGGCCTATCTGGttggcctttttgaagataccaacCTGTGTGCTATCCATGCCAAACGTGTAACAATTATGCCAAAAGATATCCAGCTAGCACGCCGCATACGCGGAGAACGTGCTTAA